The genomic DNA AAAAAGTACAAGATATCACAAGTTCTCACTTGGATGTACTCATTGGTGCTTCAAGCTGCTCTTTAGATCAGGGAAAATGCTTAGGTATCATGGTAGTATTTATCAAACAAAAgatctaaatcattaaatatatttggtgAGATCTAAATCATaattcacacacacacatatatatatatgtatatacaaaataaaaggaacaaaattagGCTCTTGGATTAGAAAACTAGTAGATATCACAAGTTCTCACTTGGATGTACTCACTTATGGATGAGTGATGAGATAAATTTTACGCTTTGTTAAATAAGCCAAGGACTCGATGAGATTTTCTGGTATTTCAATGAGAAGAAATCCCGTAACTTTGGACATCCAAATGTGGCAATTCTATGACTTCGATGAGATTAAATCTAAAGTTTAGACCTCCAAATGTCTACTAGTGGAAAATATGTGAATTTGATTATTCCCTGGGAGAGAATGCCATATTGGTAGACAATACCATCGGAGCTGTAGTCCTAGCACGTTGATCCTCTTGAAAAGCCGTTGAGTAGTGGTCCGGAGTCCTTCCACAAGCTCAGCACCAACTTCTTCTCGTTCACATTGCAAGAGAACTGGTTTGCAAGGGAATGGATGATGTTCTGGAATAGAAACTCATCACAGGGTATAGCCAGAGGACCCTCCTTACTCTGACCGTACTCTTCATAAGCCTGGTCTAGCAGCTGCTGGAGAAGTGGGTGGTTCAAGTAGTCAGCCCTTATAACAAACCTCCTCCTAGCTTCGCCTACTGTCACTGCTACGTGGCCTGGCGGAACATCTCGGGGCGGTTTCTTTCCACCACCACTGCCCGGTTTCCGCCACATGCAAGTCCTTCTGAGCTTCACAATGTTAGAGATGTTACATCTCACACACTCTGTATGAGaggccatgaatgaagagactAGAGGTGTTCTCGTCTTCTGAGTTGGGAGtgaacttatttttaatctGCTTAAATCAAGATGATCAAGATGTTGTACATTCGTATCCTCTACTTTTCGTGCAGTTATGAATCACAACCACCCAGCCACGCCATAGTGGTTCATATCTTTTAGCCTTTCGGGGGAAGTGACCCAAATATGGGAGGGTGCTTCCAAAGACGTGAAAAATAATAACTGTAGAGAAAGTGTCCAGAATTGACCATTTGCCATGTGCCCTTTTAACTGATTTGGGTCTTGAAAATAACACTGAATGGCACAACAATAACGCTTCATTTACGTACAGTTCCCAACATGCCCAACTGTGTTACATATGACTCATGGGATTGTAGAACTGTAGAGAATAAATTATACTTGATAAATAGATTGGTGAGGGGTGCATGATGAGAAGAGACCCAAGAAGCATGTGTCTCTTGGGGGTATGTGGCCTGCTTTCATGTGTGCCCACGTGTGGTGCTTTGCCAGCTGGGACTGACATTCATACGTGATCACACGTGTGACAAACTGATGAGCTGTCAAATATGTACTTGGGTGGAGAGGGGCCCATCTGTTTTCCTTGCCAACATATGTTATTCAATTGACGAGGGGACTGTTTATGGTTTGCTCCACACAAGCAGATGCAATGGAGACTATGGTACAATTCTGTAAGTGGGTTTTTGTGGCTAGTGAGCAGCCAAGTAAAATATAGCTGTACCAACCAGATGGGGTGTGATGGATTGATGGGTCAGGTCAGACACATGGTGCATGGGAGGACACATGGGTTTGCCTCTTCCTTCCTTCCTATTATGGTCTTTGGAAGATCATCATCCGGACAAAACAAGTTTCACAATCTCGTAAGAGTCATCATcaaagtgaaaaaaagaaaagaaaaaacagtacattctttcctttcttcttcctttcagCTTATAGGATCCATTAGAGCTTGTCTGCAGTCTGCACTCCACATACAAATGAAACCATTGGTCCATGTATGCCTTTTGCCCAGTCATTTGAAATATTTAGGGTCGAATATTATGATTTTACTGAAGGTTTTTAGGGTTGATGTGCTCACTAAAATTTGTGACGATGACTGAGATATTTGTGGCAGACAACATGGGAGTGATTCAAATTAATTCCATTAATCTTGCAACGCTAGAGAACCAGAAACAACGAACTTCGATCCCATTCAAGAATCAAGACCTAACAGTAGTTTCCATGAGAGCAAGTGCAAATGAAGAATGGCTACCATTCCCCTCCGGTTAACAATCTCGAGTTTTAGGTAGGTTTTCATTGAAGTAGAACCACGGAGCCCCACGACCCCCTGGTACTTCATGTGATTCTAGGGGAGTGAACGATGTGATTATCTTCTTTATTCATTCCGACATGCAAGAGTTGGGTTGGTTTTGACAAGAAAgctctttctttccctttttctcttGCTATTCAGAATTAAATTGCCTTGTTGAATAATGCATGATAATTCCATCAAtgct from Vitis riparia cultivar Riparia Gloire de Montpellier isolate 1030 chromosome 8, EGFV_Vit.rip_1.0, whole genome shotgun sequence includes the following:
- the LOC117920671 gene encoding auxin-responsive protein SAUR50-like gives rise to the protein MASHTECVRCNISNIVKLRRTCMWRKPGSGGGKKPPRDVPPGHVAVTVGEARRRFVIRADYLNHPLLQQLLDQAYEEYGQSKEGPLAIPCDEFLFQNIIHSLANQFSCNVNEKKLVLSLWKDSGPLLNGFSRGSTC